In Choloepus didactylus isolate mChoDid1 chromosome 18, mChoDid1.pri, whole genome shotgun sequence, a single genomic region encodes these proteins:
- the LOC119514259 gene encoding olfactory receptor 1A1-like gives MKKENQSSTLYFLLLGVSDQQAQENFFFILFLFIYPITVMGNLLIILAIQSDVHLHNPMYFFLAHLSFVDILFSSVTIPKMLTNHLLGSRAISFGGCLTQMYFMISLANTDSYILAVMAYDRAVAISHPLHYTTIMNPRTCFLLVLGSWMIANANALPHGILTAGLSFCGNKEVANFYCDLSSLFMLSCSDIHFNVKMMYLGVGVFSLPIICIIISYVQVFSTVLHVPSTKGMLKAFSTCGSHLTVVSLYYGTVMGMYFRPLTSYSPKDAVITVMYVAVTPMLNPFIYSLRNQDMKAALGKLFSKRKSS, from the coding sequence ATGAAGAAGGAAAACCAGTCCTCTACCTTGTATTTCCTCCTCCTGGGTGTTAGTGACCAGCAGGCACAGGAAAATTTCTTCttcatcctcttcctcttcatctaCCCCATCACAGTGATGGGAAACCTGCTCATCATCTTGGCCATTCAATCTGATGTTCACCTACACaaccccatgtactttttccttgcCCACCTCTCCTTTGTTGACATCCTCTTCTCATCTGTTACCATCCCTAAGATGCTCACAAACCATCTCTTGGGCAGCAGAGCCATCTCCTTTGGGGGATGCCTCACCCAGATGTATTTCATGATTTCCTTGGCTAACACTGACAGCTACATCTTAGCTGTGATGGCGTATGATCGGGCTGTGGCCATCAGCCACCCACTTCATTACACAACAATTATGAACCCAAGAACTTGTTTCCTGCTTGTTCTTGGGTCTTGGATGATTGCAAATGCCAATGCCCTACCCCATGGTATACTCACAGCTGGCCTGTCCTTCTGTGGCAACAAGGAAGTGGCCAACTTCTACTGTGATCTTAGCAGTTTGTTCATGTTGTCCTGCTCTGACATCCATTTTAATGTGAAGATGATGTACCTAGGGGTTGGGGTTTTCTCCTTGCCAATAATATGCATCATCATCTCGTATGTTCAGGTCTTTTCCACTGTCTTACATGTTCCATCCACCAAGGGTATGctcaaagccttctccacctgtggtTCTCACCTCACAGTTGTTTCTTTGTATTACGGGACGGTGATGGGCATGTATTTCCGCCCTCTGACCAGTTACAGCCCAAAGGATGCAGTGATAACTGTTATGTATGTGGCAGTGACCCCGATGTTAAATCCTTTCATCTATAGTCTGAGAAACCAGGACATGAAGGCTGCCTTGGGGAAGCTTTTCAGCAAGAGAAAGTCCTCATAA